Proteins encoded together in one Rhizobium bangladeshense window:
- a CDS encoding type II toxin-antitoxin system Phd/YefM family antitoxin, translating to MSTISVAEAKAGFAGLVDEAAKGEFVTITRHGKPAAVLVSVEAAEAARKALSKPRPNFGDFLLTFPGGVELERNPSKLRDTDL from the coding sequence ATGTCGACAATCAGCGTCGCGGAGGCAAAGGCTGGTTTCGCCGGCCTGGTGGATGAAGCTGCAAAGGGCGAATTCGTAACCATAACCCGCCATGGCAAGCCCGCCGCCGTATTGGTTTCCGTGGAAGCGGCCGAAGCTGCAAGGAAGGCACTCAGCAAGCCGCGGCCGAATTTCGGGGATTTCCTGCTGACCTTCCCCGGCGGCGTCGAACTGGAGCGCAACCCCTCAAAATTGAGGGATACCGATCTTTGA